TTTGTTGTTAtcaaaactaacaaaaaatatatttgtattttaaaaataaatttatattataactttatattaaaacaaaaaaccaTAGTAAAGCAGATGAAgcttaaaaatatgtaatagATATATTTGAAATTGCACATATTAAAGATATCAATTACTCCTTCAGTTCCATAAagataaactttttaatattttcacacatattaagaaaatacattaaactagcataataaatatatcattttttgtaatttttaataacttttaagTAATAATAATTCGACAAAGTCAATTcattttcttgaagtttataattttttcataaaaaacacaaaaaaaaatatttttgtgaaacaaattttttttctgaaaagtCTATCTTAATAAAACGGAGGGAATATCATTTATGTGGTTTATAGTAACCGGAAGACTTCGAGACTTTTGATTATAGAAGCAACCGATTACAATTCACAAATTAACAAACGAATCAAGGTGAGAAACAATCCATTGACGTACGGTCAACTAGTGTAGGTCCCATACGGGGCCTACATTCGGCCATCATGTACAGTATATCGGAATATTACCAAACTGAAGACAGGTCCAGCTACACTTGTTTCCTTCTTTCCAAAAGTGAAGTGATCTTAGATTGTGGGCACTGGTAATGCCGTCAATATAGGGTTGGTAAAGTATAATAGGTTTACTTGTAAGATTTGGGTTTCATGATTGGATTAGAGGAGTCCGACGTTGGTTGCATACAAATCTTTTATCGTCAGATCAAATCAAAGTATTATGGATGCTACGACGCACATGGGTAATAATTCAATTAGAATATCTAATCTGTAACTAATACCAAACACTAGTACTAAACATCATTTAACCACTCGTTGTTTGAACCGAGTTTGGTCGAAACGAATAAATGGGTTATTTCAAAGGCGTTTTATTATTCAGTGAACGACAAGGTTACAACTAAAGAAAGTTTGATAGGAAAATAAGTCGGTGCTCGGAAAGTGACGGCCGAAAAAGTACAAATCGGCAATAATACAAAGTAAATAAAACCTTATTTCTAGCTGCCAAGAAAATGTGTATGTTCGGATCCCCTCTTCGTTTGCTTTTATAGTTGTTGCCTTATTCCCCCACTCCAGGTTAGTCTGACCTAATGGACCTTCTGTAGTGAGATTGATCTTTGGGACCGACCGATCCCTCATGGACCGAATCCAACTTTTTGAGCCGATTCATTGGGTCAAGTCTCTTATTTGATGGATCTTGTGAAGGGATGAAATCCATCTCCTACACTTATTCATaccaatttttaaataacataactatatcatatcaaaaatttaataatacatACAGTGGCAGAACCACGTTAGAAGAAAGGGTGTCAAGTGACccatatgaaatatataaagtTTAGTTTTTAGGCTTATTTTCACAGTTGTCATTGTTGTGAATTGGTCAAAACCTCTTCTTTTGACCCACATGTCTTAAGTTCAAATCTCAATTGTATATCTTTTTAACCAATCCTAAATAATTATGATCCATGTCAAGTCAAAATCTAGCGTCGCCACTGAATACATATtgacataaattttaaatatagacTCTAGTGAACGGCAACAAACATGTGACAAAAAATCTTATTCTCATAGTGATAAATCAAGAATAAGTTCATCAATCAAGGAAGTAACAAAACCATTCCCCAACTCTTCAACTACATAGTCTTGCTCATCACCATTGATAAAACCCCATTTCATTTCCTTCACATaaatctctctcttctcttccacTTCCCAACTCATAAACATATACTCTTCTTCTTGTCTCCTCATCAGCCATTCCTCAACAATCTTCACTAACTTATGCTCGTCTCTTGTGTCAGTATTCCCGTCTTCTCTGAAAAAATCTAGCAAAAGACTGTCTACTTTCTGAGACGCCAGTAACTGGCTCGGTTCCTCAGTCAATCTAGACTTCAGTAGAGCAAACAAACGGGTTGCTCGGTTTTCGGATTGATTTTCTTCGGTTTGGACCATGGGATGAGAGTCATAATCCTGTCTTTCAACATATTGCTCTATACGTTTCTCTAAATCCACAGGCACAAGTCGTACCAAAGTCTCAAATCTTCGACTCTTCCTCAATAGCTTCTTCCCATGGGTTTCTGTAAATACTATAAAAGGTTAACTTTGCGTTATACAGTATATATAAACAATACTCATTCGtaatgtattatgtatatagtCTTATTTGTTTAAACATAAACACATTATATTGAGAATATTACATTATATGATACATAGAAAGAACACAAGCAATGACCTTATACCCTAAAATCGAATATTCAAGATGATCATCGGTGAACTTACCTTTTTGATGCGAATGAGGAGTTACTACATCATCTTGGAATGTGCATTCCAAGATAGATATCGGACTGAGTTGTTCTTTCTCTTCGTTCACGCATTCCTacattttatagtggttcaatTACTTCATTGTTacaagtaaattatataaagtcAACCCACTTCATGACAACAACATTTTACATATCTCCACATATTCCCAAATCATTACAAGTATTATACTAATTCGGTAATTTCAAAACATTTGGGTTTTAAACTTTTCTTTAACTAGTGCAACTGTGTGGGATATTTTTATAGATTACGAATACAAATTCAGGACCAATTTGCCTTGGTAAGTGAGTGATATCATCCGTAGAATCCGGTTTCGAAGCCACCAAGTCCCTCGGTTTCATCGCAAATACCATTCATTAATCactttctaaaatataattccTCTTAACCCTCACGTGACTCGCACGCATGAACCGACAACTTTAAAAAAACCTAACTCAACTCAGCTTTAAAACTAACACACAGAGAGTACTTTACATGCTAAGCCAAATGACTTGACCTAATGTTTTGCTGTTGTAATAAGTTGGTGAGATGTTTTAATGAATAGAGTTTATCTGTGCTGTGAGTCGTGTGACGTGCTGGATGATAATTGGACAAAAGCTTAATAAGATAGCAGAAAAAGCTTTGAAAGTTTGTTAACCAACTAACCTCTCTGTTGTCGTTGACAGACGATCTGTCACTGACGAGTGACCCTACACAATCCCCACTCATCATAACTACTACTCTGTTTCTTGTCTCCTCCATGCCATCTCCCACGGCGTCGTTTTGCTTCGACGTCTCAGATTCGCCACTCGACTGAGTCACCTCCGAGTTCGTGAACAACTCGCTGCCAACGCTCGTCGAGTCACAGCCGGTGGAGTTTGACAACGTCGCTTCACCGGAAAATGATGCATTGGACGGTTGGTCTAGACTCTCTTTCAGAAACTCACCGAATGTCAATGATCTCCCTCGTTGGATCTTCTGTTCACGTCCCTCAATCTCTCTGTCGTCGACGTTATTAACTTCACGGTAGGAAAGTTTCTTCCAGAGGTTTCTAGAGAAGCTCCTCGAGAACATCCCTTTCTTCCGAGAGGGAGAAGGAGTTTTAACGGAGGAGGAAGGGAACGGCAAGAGTTTAACGGCGCTGAGTAACGCCGTGGAAGCTTTCTTAACGGCGTGGCTAAACGCCAGCCCGCAGTTAGAACACCGTTTGCGGTGGAGTATTCCGGACCGTTTGATGTCGGCTTCGAGGAGACGAGGGAGGGATTTGAAGCCGTTGGATGAGCAAGAGCTGAGATCATCAAGAAGGTAATCTCTCAGACTCAGTGACTTTAATCGTCTCTTGCTCATGGGAAGGTGATGATCGAAGGAAGTGATCGAGGACGCCATTGGAGAAATGAAACTTTTAAGAGCATAAACGTATGAGTGGTGAGAGTAAAGAATGTGAGATAGAGAGCGTTTGCATTAGCATATATTCTAAACCATATAAGAAGAGCTAACTCATAAGGAAAATAAGCTCATGTGTGTGGTTTTGGTAGTTAGTGTAGCCATTTAATATGTTAGTGATCAagttaatatgttttgtttcttatttctttAATCTTTTGAAATTGGAATCACGTATGTTGgatattttattgatttgatgGAGTAAGAGGTtagctttttattttgataaattaggAGCGGGGAATTGtcattaaatattcaaattaaaaagtTCCATTACaaagtaaatgaaaaaataaattttggcaGATCTAAATTAGTACACAAGGTGTGATTGCTTAGTGATCTGTACTAATATAAATGAAACAACCGAAAACAAAATCATATGCAGATTTGAAAACCTTTGTGTGTAACTCACGGCATCATCTTTAGATAATTAGTATATGTTTTTAGTCTTTTTAAGAAGCAATCAAAGATGTAGTTAAAACGAGCATAATGAAAGGTACCTAAATTTGTTTGGATTTATTTGTTTGGATTTATTTGTTTATGGGTTTAAGAGAGTAAAGACCTCAAGCTAGACCTCTTCATTTCTTCAATAAGACAAGTGACGAGATTTTTGCTTTCATAACCGTACATTTGACCTTAAAACCTTCTTCAGGTGCTCTGTTTCATTCACAAAGTTAAAACAGAACCATTTCATCAGAATGTCCAGTGGGCTTGGTCGTTTTGCCGAGGCTCAGTTCTTCTTTCTTACTCCTCTGGGCTTGTTTTGTTGTTGGCCCGTTTGGGATTCCACACTCTGATTGATTTAAAGTGTTACCTCTTTCTGTAGATGGGTAGTTTGTTTGATTGACACCAAATCTGAACCTGACATCAAATATTAGCTGCCTAGGTAGAGTTTAATAAAAATGGCTGTGATATTAAAGATAGGATGAGAAATAGGTTTCACAAATAAATTCGTAAGAGTAACAATTTCATGCACATAGTTATTATCTATAGTTCAAAATGTTCCGATCGTGAATGTTGGAGGTGAGTTACACACGCCTAGTAAATCATTTTCAATGtcactctatttttttaattctataatagagtaaatttTGCTATAATGATATTACTTTATAatagaattattttattataaagtaaaatataaagaattgttattttttttactttactttCAAAGTATAAAgataacatttttctatattttactctataatagaataataatattatagagtaaTAGCATTAAAGCAAAAATTActtcataatataattatttaatttta
The Brassica napus cultivar Da-Ae chromosome A1, Da-Ae, whole genome shotgun sequence DNA segment above includes these coding regions:
- the LOC106374226 gene encoding uncharacterized protein LOC106374226 isoform X1 yields the protein MASSITSFDHHLPMSKRRLKSLSLRDYLLDDLSSCSSNGFKSLPRLLEADIKRSGILHRKRCSNCGLAFSHAVKKASTALLSAVKLLPFPSSSVKTPSPSRKKGMFSRSFSRNLWKKLSYREVNNVDDREIEGREQKIQRGRSLTFGEFLKESLDQPSNASFSGEATLSNSTGCDSTSVGSELFTNSEVTQSSGESETSKQNDAVGDGMEETRNRVVVMMSGDCVGSLVSDRSSVNDNREECVNEEKEQLSPISILECTFQDDVVTPHSHQKVFTETHGKKLLRKSRRFETLVRLVPVDLEKRIEQYVERQDYDSHPMVQTEENQSENRATRLFALLKSRLTEEPSQLLASQKVDSLLLDFFREDGNTDTRDEHKLVKIVEEWLMRRQEEEYMFMSWEVEEKREIYVKEMKWGFINGDEQDYVVEELGNGFVTSLIDELILDLSL
- the LOC106374226 gene encoding uncharacterized protein LOC106374226 isoform X2, whose product is MASSITSFDHHLPMSKRRLKSLSLRDYLLDDLSSCSSNGFKSLPRLLEADIKRSGILHRKRCSNCGLAFSHAVKKASTALLSAVKLLPFPSSSVKTPSPSRKKGMFSRSFSRNLWKKLSYREVNNVDDREIEGREQKIQRGRSLTFGEFLKESLDQPSNASFSGEATLSNSTGCDSTSVGSELFTNSEVTQSSGESETSKQNDAVGDGMEETRNRVVVMMSGDCVGSLVSDRSSVNDNREECVNEEKEQLSPISILECTFQDDVVTPHSHQKETHGKKLLRKSRRFETLVRLVPVDLEKRIEQYVERQDYDSHPMVQTEENQSENRATRLFALLKSRLTEEPSQLLASQKVDSLLLDFFREDGNTDTRDEHKLVKIVEEWLMRRQEEEYMFMSWEVEEKREIYVKEMKWGFINGDEQDYVVEELGNGFVTSLIDELILDLSL